GATCTGGCAGCCGACGATGGCAAGCCGCGAGTAGCCGCCGGGCCGTGGCTCCGAGCAGCCCTGTGGGGGACGGCTGCGGCCGGATGTCAGGCGGATAAGGCGGTGGGGCAATATCTGCCCGGCATGGCCGGGGGAGCGAATAGCAGCAATGGGCCCGATGCGAAAAGCCTGCTCAATCCCATGGATTTTCTTCTGATGCTGGAAGGCACCCTGCTGTTCACTGCCCATGCCACGCGGCGATTGGGTGCCGCCGGGCAGTCCCGGGCCGCAGCCCCATTCGTGGTGGGGGCTCAGGGTGCCGGTTATGCCAGCGCTGCCGGGGCCGATGAAGCGGCCCGCGGGGAGCAGTGGATGCCCCTTTGGACCCAACCGGTGACCCTGGGTGAATTGCGGCGCCTGCTTGCCGAGGGCCGCGCCCAGACGGGGCGCAAACCCGTGAATGAACCCCTTGACATGGCCAGGGCTGTGGCCCGCCTCGGCATTGCCCGCGGCATTACAGCCTTCCAGCGCTATGGCTACATCGAACGTAACGGTCAGAGCAACCTCGCCGTCCCCCTGGGCCGCTTTCGTGTGCCGGACCGGGTCTCGCCGCGGCTGATCTGCCTGGATGATTTGGATGCCTGGTTGCCACGGCTGCGACGGCAGGCCCGGGCCAAGGAGGCACCAGCCCGGATGCAGCAAGTGGAGCGGCGGCTCGCCGACGCCCTGTTCGCCACCACCCAGCATCCGGATGAGCCGGCACGCTGGCAGGCGGTGCTCCTGGCCCTGGCGGCGGTCGAGGGTGTGATGGTCACCGGCAGCGGCTACGGGGCGGGGCCGGTCCCGGCTCTGCGTCCAGAGTGGGTGGTTGCCGCCGATGACGGCTCGCCGGAGCTTCGGCTGGCCATCGCCTGTGCCCTGCAAGCGGCTGCTTTTCGGTCGGAGTACGGTCCTGTCAAAGCGGTACGGAGCCACTGGCTGCCGGTGAAGCAGGGCCGTTTCGCTGTCAGCGGGACCGCTGGCCAGCTCCGGTTGCAGGTGGACTCAAAGGTGGTCATGCACGGCCGAGCCGGCCTGGATGATGCCATCGCCCTGGTGGAGCGCCGCCTGGTTGATGCCAGTCAGCGGGGTGAGCGGCGTTTACCCTTGGTGGCGGCCAAGAAAGCTGAGGCCAGTCCGGTGGATCTGGGTCTGCTCGTAGCCAACCGTCTCGATCTCGACCGTACCATGGCCTTGGCGCGGGCGCTGATGGCGGTTGACGGCAGGAGGTGGGCGGCAACGCCGAGCCCGCCCTCTTCATCGGCGAAGGACGGCCAACTCCCGGACGATGCCTGGCTGGCCCTGCGCCTGGCCATGCTGCCCTGGCCTCTGCCCGACGGCCGCCAGATCGGTGTCGATCCCGCCATCTTCCGGCGCTTGGCCGGCGGCGATGCCTCGACAGCCGTGGAGCTGGCGCTGCGTCGTCTGCGTGCCGCTGGGATCACCACCGCCCTTCGGTTTTCCTCGGTGCCAGCGGAGACCGCCCGCCTCTGGGCGGCGGCCCTGGCCTTTCCCATCCACCGCAGGACTGCAACCGCCTTCGTCCGCCGCCTCGATCCTTCCACCGAACAAGGAGACATCCCATGACCGTTGATCTCAGCCCGCTGGACTCCGTTCCTCGTCTGCTCTTCGAGATTCCCCTCAAGCCCTTGCAGGGGCAACGCTTTCAGCCGACCGGCTTCCCCGGTCTGGGGGCTGCCACGTTCCAGACCCCGGCCGGCCGCTGCCTTCTTGTGGAGAGCGCCCAGAGCATGGCCAACCGGCTGGAGCTCACCTGCTGGGACGAGGCAAGGCAGGACCTCAAGGCAGAGCTCGCCGGCCTTTCGCACGTCCGCGTTCTGCGCAATGGCCGGTTCCTGACCGACACGGTGCTGGAGGCGCACCGACTCAACAGCCCGTATCTCCTGGGAGGCTCCGACAAGACCTTCTTCGACACCTTGAAGTCCAAGCTGGGCGGTCTGGAAGAAGGCCCGGTCGATCGCCGCCAACTGGCCGTGGTGCTCCTGAGGTATGACATCGGCTCCCTCCTGCATGGGGTTTTCCTGGCCAAGAAGGAGCTGGCCGGCGGCCGGCTGCGGGTGGCCCGGGCATTGTCTGCCTTCATCGAGGCGGATGGCGTGGACACAGCCCCGTCAGGCGGGGTCAAGAACGATCACGTCAATCCGTCCGGGGACACCAAGGCCGGTTTCGGGAATGTGCCCTTTGCCCGCGATGAATTCACAGCCCAGCGAATCACCCTGTACGTCAACCTGGATCTGATCCAGATCCGCGGCTACGGACTCGATACGATGATTCGTGACGGGGCAGATGGCGAGAGGATTATCGAGACAGCGGTGGATCGGCCAGTGGAGCGGCTTCTTGTCCTACTCGCTTTGTACAAGCTGCGGGCACTGGTGGAGGGCAGTCTGCGGCTGCGTACTGCCTGCGACCTGGAGGTGACATCGAGCACCATCGTGGCGAAGGTTCCGGTCGGGTTCGTGCTGCCGTCGCTGCTGGCCCTGACCGATGAGCTGCGGAGCGCCATAGACGCCTGTGCCGCCAGGATGGAAAGCGTGACCGAGGTGACCTTCAACGACGTGCTCAAGAAGGCCAAGAAACAGGAAGGCGCCGACACGGAGGAGGACGCCGAGGCGGCAGACGACGAGGACAGCGACCACCCTGGAGCCTAGCCATGCCCACCCTCATCCTGCGTTTTCCTGGGCGTCGCTACCACGCCACACCCTGGGGGCACCATGTCAACGAGGGGTTGGTCGAATGGCCACCTTCGCCGTGGCGGCTCTTGCGGGCTCTCCTGGCAGTCGGGTACTCCTCGGGGCTCTGGGATGGCAGCGGCCTTCCACCCGAGGCCCGGTCGCTCATTGAACGGCTGGCTAGCGTGCTGCCGACCTTCCGGCTGCCACCCGCCAGCGGGGCCCACAGTCGGCATTACATGCCGCTGGCCCGTCTCAACGAGAAGGGTCAAGAGGAAAAGACCCTGGTCTTCGACACCTGGGCTCAGATTGACGAAGGCGAGCTGGCCATAACCTGGGACGTGGACCTGCCGCCGGCCGAGGCCGATCTTTTGGGGCAACTGGCCAGGCGGCTCGGCTATCTGGGCCGTTCGGAGAGCTGGGTGGTGGCACGCCTGAGCGAAGAGCCGGCGTCCGCGATGTCTGCCGGCAACAGCTTCCCTGCCGATGGGCGGGCCATGCCGGGTC
Above is a genomic segment from Thermodesulfobacteriota bacterium containing:
- the csx17 gene encoding type I-U CRISPR-associated protein Csx17 gives rise to the protein MPIHDLDGCAPVPLAHYLKALGILRLVAEQADPAARGWWEGERFRLMSSLSREELEAFVLERYEPTPLVSPWNKGSGFYANDPVLAPVEGSAAPRLGRLRAGIRDSREPMDQIAKADQAVRAIKAETKVRGLTAGQKKVLKEAPEYKRRLAAAEKHFKTLKAELIPRLRLAWRGPHREWMDAAMVLGDDGTPQFPALLGTGGNDGRLDFTNNFFQRLGEMFDLAADDGKPRVAAGPWLRAALWGTAAAGCQADKAVGQYLPGMAGGANSSNGPDAKSLLNPMDFLLMLEGTLLFTAHATRRLGAAGQSRAAAPFVVGAQGAGYASAAGADEAARGEQWMPLWTQPVTLGELRRLLAEGRAQTGRKPVNEPLDMARAVARLGIARGITAFQRYGYIERNGQSNLAVPLGRFRVPDRVSPRLICLDDLDAWLPRLRRQARAKEAPARMQQVERRLADALFATTQHPDEPARWQAVLLALAAVEGVMVTGSGYGAGPVPALRPEWVVAADDGSPELRLAIACALQAAAFRSEYGPVKAVRSHWLPVKQGRFAVSGTAGQLRLQVDSKVVMHGRAGLDDAIALVERRLVDASQRGERRLPLVAAKKAEASPVDLGLLVANRLDLDRTMALARALMAVDGRRWAATPSPPSSSAKDGQLPDDAWLALRLAMLPWPLPDGRQIGVDPAIFRRLAGGDASTAVELALRRLRAAGITTALRFSSVPAETARLWAAALAFPIHRRTATAFVRRLDPSTEQGDIP
- the cas7u gene encoding type I-U CRISPR-associated RAMP protein Csb1/Cas7u, yielding MTVDLSPLDSVPRLLFEIPLKPLQGQRFQPTGFPGLGAATFQTPAGRCLLVESAQSMANRLELTCWDEARQDLKAELAGLSHVRVLRNGRFLTDTVLEAHRLNSPYLLGGSDKTFFDTLKSKLGGLEEGPVDRRQLAVVLLRYDIGSLLHGVFLAKKELAGGRLRVARALSAFIEADGVDTAPSGGVKNDHVNPSGDTKAGFGNVPFARDEFTAQRITLYVNLDLIQIRGYGLDTMIRDGADGERIIETAVDRPVERLLVLLALYKLRALVEGSLRLRTACDLEVTSSTIVAKVPVGFVLPSLLALTDELRSAIDACAARMESVTEVTFNDVLKKAKKQEGADTEEDAEAADDEDSDHPGA